The following proteins are encoded in a genomic region of Colletotrichum higginsianum IMI 349063 chromosome 9, whole genome shotgun sequence:
- a CDS encoding Protein BTN, protein MTGRSPSSSGFLPMPGSPSSSWSLYRARVSALLRHADTQVVVAFWFLGLINNVLYVIILSAAQDLVGSSVPKGVVLLADVLPSFFTKLVAPYFIHRVPYALRVLVLIALSCTGMLLVALTPPGRSVAVKMVGVVIASLSSGGGELSFLGLTHYYGPASLAGWGSGTGAAGLVGAGLYVLMTDWWGFTVRSSLLFSACLPSIMFVSFFVVLPKGPLRAGGGKGYAAVPERDLDDEDVGEMPRDAASSALLAPGPSVTSAAYSAQQSGHHHHHQRDSSFAHNLARARALFFPYMLPLLLVYVAEYTINQGVAPTLLFPLASSPFTEFREFYPMYGFLYQLGVFISRSSTPFFRIHRLYLPSLLQVGNLALLTSHAVLDFLPSVYVVFAVVFWEGLLGGAVYVNTFAEIMETVPSEDREFSLGATSVSDSGGICIAGFLGILLEVQLCNWQVSQGRDWCRQIKVG, encoded by the exons ATGACCGGCCgatcgccctcgtcctccggCTTCCTCCCGATGCCCgggtcgccgtcttcgtcgtggTCGCTGTACCGCGCCCGCGTTTCCGCGCTCCTCCGACATGCCGACACGCAGGTCGTCGTGGCCTTTTGGTTTCTCG GTCTCATCAACAACGTCCTCTACGTAATCATCCTCTCAGCAGCCCAGGACCTCGTCGGATCCTCGGTACCCAAGGGCGTCGTCCTGCTCGCCGACGtgctgccgtccttcttcacGAAGCTCGTCGCCCCTTACTTCATCCACCGCGTGCCCTACGCCCTGCGCGTGCTCGTCCTCATTGCCCTCTCGTGCACCGGCatgctcctcgtcgccctgacGCCGCCCGGCcgctccgtcgccgtcaagatGGTCGGTGTCGTCATCGCCAGCCTCagctcgggcggcggcgagctcaGCTTCCTCGGCCTGACGCACTACTACGGCCCCGCGAGTCTGGCGGGCTGGGGCAGCGGCACGGGCGCCGCGGGGCTTGTCGGTGCCGGGCTGTACGTCCTCATGACGGACTGGTGGGGATTCACGGTGCGCAGCAGTCTTCTGTTCTCGGCGTGCCTGCCGTCCATCATGTTCGTTAGCTTCTTCGTTGTGCTGCCCAAGGGACCCCTGCGTGCGGGCGGTGGGAAGGGGTATGCGGCGGTGCCGGAGcgggacctcgacgacgaggacgtcgggGAGATGCCGCGCGACgcggcgtcttcggcgcTGCTTGCACCGGGCCCATCGGTCACTTCGGCGGCGTACTCGGCGCAGCAGTCggggcatcatcatcatcaccagcGTGATAGCAGCTTCGCCCACAACCtcgcgagggcgagggcgctTTTCTTCCCGTAcatgctgccgctgctgctcgtgTACGTGGCCGAGTACACGATCAACCAGGGCGTGGCGCCGACGCTTCTATTCCCGCTGGCGTCTTCGCCGTTTACCGAGTTCCGCGAGTTCTACCCGATGTACGGGTTCCTGTACCAGCTGGGCGTATTCATCTCGCGGTCTTCGACGCCCTTCTTCCGCATTCACCGCCTGTACCTGCCGTCGCTGCTGCAGGTCGGCAACCTCGCGCTGCTGACGTCGCACGCGGTGCTGGACTTCCTCCCGTCCGTGTAtgtcgtcttcgccgtcgtcttctggGAAGGCTTGCTCGGGGGCGCCGTCTATGTCAACACGTTCGCCGAGATCATGGAGACGGTGCCGAGCGAGGACCGCGAGTTCAGCCTCGGGGCGACGAGCGTcagcgacagcggcggcaTCTGCATCGCGGGGTTCTTGGGCATCTTGCTGGAGGTGCAGTTGTGCAACTGGCAGGTGTCACAGGGGCGGGACTGGTGTCGCCAGATCAAGGTCGGGTGA
- a CDS encoding Siderophore biosynthesis has protein sequence MPPQIIHLPDGQTFTVTPVFAGLFFKSHDLNTHNNPFPIGWTIVLNTEDDKPVLDNADGGDESDGECARARRRHVHSFKQPTLQNDNLFISSISQPSSTEFKPAASPTRQIAMMLWVTLYWYFHQPQPSPYLTTDASRLTPEMARPKGEWRINIRRDGVLRGRNLIPKLERMGLIASLDSAVGTNIKDNGEEWSQMFVSRRMFWQIPGRLFLFTLQRTSAASTYPESPAGSRPSSPACTEFTHSRHHTPIHSPHQSTGGRSDVDVPGGPPAMSMVTTPSFPIGPFYSSSHLPTYYPPAPLMYTVTNGVRHPIRRKPGRMGEVFYCRFVPSVGRYLSFRIASLAPDAVPYLGPVGPKAAENSHLATLSDTALLRSWLANPRVQKFWGDYTPDFLSNALGSKHSFPVIGMWDGVPFGYFEIYWVKEDVLGQKLGSDAGDYDRGVHVFVGEEWARGRVPAWLSSLVHWCLTDDYRTMHVCLEPRIDNAR, from the coding sequence ATGCCTCCGCAGATCATCCACTTGCCGGACGGGCAAACGTTCACAGTGACACCCGTCTTCGCGGGTCTATTCTTCAAGTCGCACGACCTGAACACACACAACAACCCCTTCCCCATCGGCTGGACTATCGTGCTCAACACCGAGGACGACAAGCCCGTCCTTGACAacgccgatggcggcgacgagagcgACGGGGAGTGCGCACGcgcccgccggcgtcacGTCCACAGCTTCAAGCAGCCCACCCTGCAGAACGATAACCTCTTCATCTCGTCGATATCTCAGCCCTCGAGCACCGAGTTCAagcccgccgccagcccgACCCGCCAGATCGCCATGATGCTCTGGGTCACACTCTATTGGTACTTTCACCAACCCCAGCCGTCGCCCTACCTCACGACCGACGCATCAAGGCTTACCCCCGAGATGGCACGACCGAAGGGCGAGTGGCGCATCAACATCAGGCGCGACGGTGTCTTGCGCGGCAGGAATCTGATACCAAAGCTGGAGCGCATGGGGCTGATCGCCTCGCTGGACTCAGCCGTGGGGACCAATATTAAGGACAACGGCGAGGAGTGGTCGCAGATGTTCGTCTCGCGCCGCATGTTCTGGCAGATACCGGGACGGTTGTTCCTCTTCACGCTGCAGCGCAcgagcgccgcctcgacctACCCAGAGTCTCCGGCCGGCAGCCGCCCGAGCTCGCCAGCTTGCACCGAGTTCACCCACTCGCGGCACCATACGCCCATCCACTCCCCTCACCAGTCGACGGGGGGCCGATCCGACGTCGACGTACCCGGAGGCCCGCCGGCCATGTCCATGGTCACGACGCCAAGCTTCCCCATCGGTCCGTTCTACTCGAGCTCCCATCTCCCGACGTATtacccgccggcgccgttgatGTACACTGTAACGAACGGCGTCCGTCATCCCATTCGCCGCAAGCCGGGCCGCATGGGGGAGGTGTTTTACTGCCGGTTCGTGCCGAGCGTGGGACGGTACCTGTCGTTCCGCATCGCATCCCTCGCGCCGGACGCCGTGCCGTATCTTGGACCCGTCGGGCCCAAAGCGGCCGAGAATAGCCACCTCGCGACGCTCTCCGACACGGCGCTGCTGCGGTCGTGGCTGGCGAACCCGCGAGTGCAGAAGTTCTGGGGAGACTACACGCCCGACTTCCTAAGCAACGCGCTGGGCTCGAAGCACTCGTTCCCGGTGATTGGCATGTGGGACGGCGTGCCGTTTGGATACTTTGAGATATACTGGGTAAAAGAGGACGTGCTTGGGCAGAAGCTCGGCAGCGACGCCGGGGATTACGACCGCGGTGTTCACGTCTTTGTGGGCGAGGAGTGGGCGCGTGGTCGGGTGCCGGCGTGGCTGTCGAGCCTGGTGCATTGGTGTCTCACGGACGACTACCGGACGATGCACGTGTGTCTGGAGCCGCGCATCGACAACGCGAGGTGA